In Marinilabiliales bacterium, a single genomic region encodes these proteins:
- the rpmG gene encoding 50S ribosomal protein L33 produces the protein MAKKGNRVQIILECTEHKESGMPGTSRYISTKNKKNTPERMELKKYNPILKKMTVHREIK, from the coding sequence ATGGCTAAAAAGGGTAACAGGGTTCAGATCATACTGGAGTGTACCGAGCACAAAGAGAGCGGAATGCCCGGAACTTCCAGATACATCTCAACCAAAAACAAGAAAAATACACCTGAGAGGATGGAGCTGAAGAAGTATAACCCCATTCTCAAAAAAATGACGGTTCACCGCGAAATCAAATAA
- a CDS encoding DUF4295 domain-containing protein, which yields MAKKVVASLKKADSRNLVKVVKMVKSEKSGSYTFKEDIVSKEFTDNFFKK from the coding sequence ATGGCAAAGAAAGTTGTTGCTAGTCTGAAAAAGGCTGACTCAAGGAACCTGGTTAAGGTTGTGAAGATGGTCAAATCTGAAAAGTCAGGATCCTATACCTTTAAGGAAGATATTGTAAGTAAGGAATTTACCGACAATTTTTTCAAGAAATAA
- the ftsY gene encoding signal recognition particle-docking protein FtsY, protein MAAFRIFQGRKDKKETPAGAAGGEDTLERGLEKTRESVFKKLSRAVVGKSRIDDAVLDNLEEVLISSDVGVDTTIRIIDKISSRVAKDKFLGTDELNSILKEEIISLLGENNGDTEDKLTNTADDGPYVIMVVGVNGVGKTTTIGKLAHRFKSAGKKVVLGAADTFRAAAIEQLEIWAERTGVDIVKQKTGADPASVAYDTLASAKAGKADVAIIDTAGRLHNKANLMNELTKVRKVMQKVIPSAPHEVLLILDGSTGQNAFEQARQFIAATEVNAIALTKLDGTAKGGVVIGVSDQFRIPVKYIGMGEGIDDLLRFDRVKFVSSLFE, encoded by the coding sequence ATGGCTGCCTTCAGGATATTTCAGGGTAGGAAAGATAAAAAGGAGACACCGGCCGGAGCCGCAGGCGGGGAAGATACTCTTGAGCGGGGTCTGGAGAAAACAAGGGAGTCTGTATTCAAAAAGCTTTCCAGGGCGGTTGTCGGAAAGTCGCGTATTGATGATGCCGTACTTGACAATCTTGAAGAGGTGCTTATCTCTTCTGATGTGGGAGTTGATACTACTATCAGGATAATAGATAAAATATCATCCCGCGTGGCAAAAGACAAGTTCCTTGGAACAGACGAGCTGAACAGCATCCTGAAAGAGGAGATTATTTCCCTTCTCGGGGAAAATAACGGCGATACTGAAGATAAATTAACCAACACTGCAGATGACGGGCCTTATGTTATTATGGTCGTTGGTGTTAACGGTGTTGGTAAAACTACTACAATTGGAAAGCTGGCACATCGTTTTAAGAGTGCCGGCAAGAAGGTGGTGCTGGGCGCTGCCGACACTTTCAGGGCCGCTGCCATTGAGCAGCTTGAGATATGGGCAGAACGGACGGGAGTTGATATAGTCAAGCAGAAAACCGGAGCCGACCCGGCATCGGTTGCTTATGACACACTTGCATCAGCCAAAGCCGGTAAAGCCGATGTGGCAATTATAGATACAGCCGGAAGGCTGCACAACAAAGCCAACCTTATGAACGAACTCACCAAGGTAAGGAAGGTGATGCAGAAGGTGATACCCTCTGCGCCACATGAGGTACTGCTCATCCTGGACGGATCTACCGGACAGAATGCATTTGAGCAGGCAAGACAGTTCATTGCTGCGACCGAGGTTAATGCGATTGCCCTTACGAAACTTGACGGCACTGCCAAAGGCGGTGTGGTTATAGGTGTTTCCGACCAGTTCAGGATACCTGTCAAATACATCGGAATGGGAGAGGGGATCGACGATCTTCTAAGGTTTGACAGGGTAAAGTTCGTATCTTCACTTTTCGAATAG
- the rimO gene encoding 30S ribosomal protein S12 methylthiotransferase RimO has product MSPVKNFRRVNMITMGCSKNLVDSEFLMAQFSASGWKVDFDGSGAGYDAVIINTCGFIHDARQESVDMILQYARAREKGEIGKLFVTGCLSERYKDELAEEIPEADLILGVDPLEGLKRELKLSDSGCSPAARLLSTPSHYAYLKISEGCDRKCSFCTIPSIRGRHLSRRIESLVDETKMLSEKGVKELVLIAQDLTSYGTDLYGEPRLGDLLLQLQEINGIEWIRLHYAYPAGFPDDVLEIMASGSKICRYLDIPLQHISDNVLKKMRRGISGRKTLGLIKKIRNKVPGIALRTTLLTGHPGESGRDFEDLKNFVRSVRFERLGVFPYSHEEGTWAYNNLEDSIPLAEKERRAEEIMEIQQEISTEINSSYIGRHIKVLIDSEDEKYFQGRTEHDSPEVDNGVLIEKTGSIVAGSFILAEVTGADEFDLYARPLL; this is encoded by the coding sequence ATGTCTCCTGTAAAAAATTTCAGGCGTGTTAACATGATCACCATGGGCTGCTCCAAGAACCTGGTTGATTCAGAGTTTCTGATGGCACAATTCTCTGCTTCCGGCTGGAAGGTTGATTTTGATGGCAGCGGAGCCGGTTACGATGCTGTGATCATAAATACCTGCGGTTTTATTCATGACGCCAGGCAGGAGTCCGTCGATATGATCCTTCAGTATGCCCGTGCCAGGGAGAAAGGAGAGATCGGAAAACTATTCGTTACAGGATGTTTATCTGAAAGGTATAAAGATGAGCTTGCTGAAGAGATCCCGGAAGCTGATCTGATCCTGGGAGTGGACCCTCTTGAGGGACTTAAGCGTGAACTGAAACTTTCCGATTCCGGATGTTCCCCTGCTGCCCGCCTGCTTTCAACCCCTTCACATTATGCATACCTGAAGATCTCCGAAGGATGTGACAGGAAATGTTCTTTCTGCACTATTCCCTCAATAAGGGGCCGTCATTTATCCCGCAGAATAGAGAGTCTTGTTGATGAAACCAAAATGCTTTCAGAAAAGGGAGTAAAGGAGCTTGTTCTGATTGCGCAGGACCTTACATCCTACGGTACTGACCTTTACGGAGAACCGCGGCTGGGTGACCTGCTTTTGCAGTTGCAGGAGATTAACGGCATTGAATGGATCAGGCTCCACTATGCCTACCCGGCCGGATTCCCTGATGATGTGCTGGAAATAATGGCCTCCGGATCTAAAATATGCCGTTATCTTGATATTCCGCTGCAACATATATCAGACAATGTGCTGAAAAAAATGAGACGTGGAATATCAGGCAGAAAGACACTCGGACTTATTAAAAAGATCAGGAACAAGGTGCCCGGCATCGCACTTCGCACAACACTGCTTACAGGCCATCCCGGCGAAAGCGGGAGGGACTTTGAGGACCTCAAGAATTTTGTACGCAGTGTCCGTTTTGAAAGACTGGGAGTATTTCCCTATTCTCACGAAGAGGGAACGTGGGCATACAATAATCTGGAGGATAGCATACCGTTGGCTGAAAAGGAACGCAGGGCAGAAGAGATAATGGAAATTCAGCAGGAGATATCAACAGAAATCAACTCATCTTATATCGGCAGGCACATAAAAGTATTGATTGATAGCGAAGATGAGAAATATTTTCAAGGCAGGACCGAGCATGATTCACCCGAGGTTGATAACGGGGTGCTGATTGAGAAAACCGGCAGCATCGTTGCGGGAAGCTTTATCCTTGCAGAAGTGACCGGTGCTGATGAGTTTGATCTGTATGCACGGCCACTGCTGTAG
- a CDS encoding ATP-dependent Clp protease ATP-binding subunit has protein sequence MDAKFSQRVKDVLSYSREEAIRLGNRNISSEHIFLGILRDGEGLAIDILVSMGLNLAAIRKTVEDHLRSATELTPAEMENVPLLKTAERVLKLVYLEARSLKSDTIDTGHLILAILKDETNLITQLLEAENIDYFVFKDEFDQKQREARAEFPGDEDDEAKGPFGSGKQPQSPGSKSGSETPVLDNFGIDLTKAAEENRLDPIVGRQNEIERLAQILSRRKKNNPILIGDPGVGKSAIVEGLALRIVQKKVSRVLFGKRVVTLDLASIVAGTKYRGQFEERIKAILNELAKTNQIILFIDEIHTIVGAGGATGSLDAANMLKPALARGDIQCIGATTLDEYRQHIEKDGALERRFQKIMVEPTTPDETIEILNNIKERYEDHHNVYYTPEAIQACVSLTGRYISDRHLPDKAIDALDESGSRVHISNIVVPERILELENLIDNTRQEKVKAVKNQNFELAARQRDKEKELLDLLESEKQNWEKELSRNRQLVDDDKVAEVVAMMTGVPVQRVAQAEGVRLLNMGKELKGRVVGQDEAINNIVKSIQRNRAGLKDPNKPIGSFFFLGPTGVGKTQLAKILAEYLFESANNLVRIDMSEYMEKFSVSRLVGAPPGYIGYEEGGQLTEKVRRHPYSVVLFDEIEKAHPDVFNILLQVLDEGQLTDSLGRKVDFKNTIIIMTSNIGTRQIKDFGQGIGFSTSAREASSNEHMKSIIHKALKKAFAPEFLNRVDDVITFNHLGKEDIHKIIDIELEGLFERMENLGYHVKISASAKDFVAEKGYDIQFGARPLKRAIQKYLEDPLAEVIIKSELKEGDVLLVGYTKKTESIKITVENKKKQETGEKKKKQDH, from the coding sequence ATGGATGCAAAATTCTCACAGAGGGTAAAAGATGTATTGTCATATAGCAGGGAGGAAGCTATAAGGCTGGGCAACAGAAACATAAGTTCGGAGCATATTTTCCTTGGTATCTTGCGTGACGGAGAGGGGCTGGCCATTGACATACTTGTGTCCATGGGGCTGAATCTTGCTGCCATCAGGAAAACCGTGGAGGATCACCTGAGGTCAGCCACAGAGCTGACCCCTGCCGAAATGGAGAATGTTCCCCTGCTGAAGACAGCAGAGAGGGTGCTCAAGCTTGTTTACCTTGAAGCCCGGTCGTTGAAGAGTGATACCATCGACACAGGCCATCTTATACTCGCTATACTTAAGGATGAGACAAACCTTATTACTCAGTTGCTTGAAGCTGAAAATATAGATTATTTCGTATTCAAGGATGAATTTGACCAGAAGCAGCGTGAAGCAAGGGCGGAATTTCCGGGAGATGAAGATGACGAGGCAAAGGGGCCGTTCGGTAGCGGAAAACAGCCGCAAAGTCCCGGCAGCAAATCAGGATCGGAAACTCCTGTGCTGGACAACTTTGGCATAGACCTGACCAAGGCCGCTGAAGAGAACCGTCTTGATCCGATTGTCGGCAGGCAGAATGAGATTGAGAGGCTTGCACAGATATTAAGCAGACGCAAGAAGAACAACCCAATACTTATTGGGGATCCCGGCGTTGGAAAATCAGCTATTGTTGAGGGGCTTGCACTGAGAATTGTCCAGAAAAAGGTTTCCAGGGTCCTTTTCGGTAAACGGGTGGTTACCCTGGATCTCGCCTCGATAGTTGCCGGAACGAAGTACCGCGGACAGTTCGAAGAGAGAATCAAGGCTATACTCAATGAACTAGCCAAAACAAACCAGATCATCCTTTTCATTGACGAGATACACACCATAGTGGGTGCCGGTGGTGCCACAGGTTCTCTGGATGCGGCAAACATGCTGAAGCCTGCTCTTGCCCGTGGCGATATTCAGTGTATAGGCGCAACAACTCTTGATGAATACAGGCAGCACATTGAAAAGGACGGAGCCCTGGAGCGCCGTTTTCAGAAAATAATGGTAGAGCCTACCACACCGGATGAGACAATTGAGATACTTAATAATATAAAGGAAAGATACGAGGACCATCACAATGTTTATTATACACCTGAAGCCATTCAGGCATGTGTGAGCCTGACAGGCAGGTATATATCTGACAGGCACCTGCCGGACAAGGCAATTGATGCACTTGACGAGTCCGGGTCAAGGGTCCATATATCCAATATTGTGGTGCCTGAGAGGATACTGGAACTTGAAAACCTGATAGATAATACACGTCAGGAAAAAGTCAAGGCAGTAAAGAACCAGAATTTTGAGCTTGCCGCAAGGCAACGTGACAAGGAGAAGGAATTACTTGACCTTCTTGAGAGCGAAAAGCAGAACTGGGAAAAAGAGTTGTCGCGTAACCGGCAGCTAGTTGATGACGACAAGGTGGCAGAAGTGGTAGCCATGATGACAGGTGTGCCAGTGCAGAGGGTTGCCCAGGCCGAAGGCGTAAGGCTGCTAAATATGGGTAAAGAGCTTAAAGGTAGGGTTGTCGGGCAGGATGAGGCAATTAACAATATTGTTAAATCAATACAGCGGAACAGGGCCGGGCTGAAAGACCCCAACAAACCGATAGGATCCTTTTTCTTCCTGGGTCCCACCGGCGTTGGTAAAACCCAGCTTGCAAAGATTCTTGCCGAGTACCTGTTCGAAAGTGCCAACAACCTGGTCAGGATCGACATGAGTGAATATATGGAAAAGTTTTCCGTATCCAGGCTGGTTGGAGCGCCCCCGGGATATATCGGCTATGAGGAGGGCGGGCAACTTACTGAAAAGGTGCGCAGGCATCCCTATTCAGTTGTTCTGTTCGACGAGATAGAGAAGGCTCATCCTGATGTTTTCAATATTCTGCTCCAGGTTCTTGATGAAGGACAGCTGACTGACAGCCTGGGCAGGAAGGTGGATTTCAAAAATACCATCATCATTATGACATCCAATATCGGCACCCGCCAGATAAAGGATTTCGGACAGGGGATCGGCTTTTCAACAAGCGCAAGGGAGGCGTCCTCCAACGAGCATATGAAAAGCATCATACACAAGGCTCTAAAAAAGGCGTTTGCCCCCGAATTTCTAAACAGGGTAGACGATGTTATTACTTTTAACCATCTGGGCAAGGAAGATATTCACAAGATCATAGACATTGAGCTTGAAGGACTTTTTGAGAGGATGGAAAACCTCGGGTATCATGTCAAGATCTCGGCATCTGCAAAGGATTTTGTTGCCGAAAAGGGCTATGATATCCAGTTTGGAGCCAGACCGCTGAAAAGGGCCATTCAGAAATACCTTGAAGACCCTCTTGCTGAGGTAATAATTAAATCTGAGCTTAAAGAAGGTGATGTTCTGCTTGTGGGTTATACCAAAAAAACAGAGAGCATAAAAATTACTGTTGAAAACAAAAAGAAACAGGAAACCGGCGAGAAAAAGAAAAAACAGGATCATTAA